Proteins encoded in a region of the Synechococcus sp. BIOS-U3-1 genome:
- a CDS encoding methyltransferase domain-containing protein, which yields MKSLFLKIRRRLAKQDRPEAVQHEVFSRRDFLLRDVRKSEIGLEIAPFFRPLAPKAEGYRVETIDILSTEQLRQWIHDDSSLPNELINQIEEVDHVGSASRIKETIQYSGEKKYAYILSSHNFEHLPNPIQFLRDCNDILSENGQICMAVPDLRCCFDRFRMPTQLDDWMQSFYEQKSLPSAYDRFRAWYKRCNNIGVLDHAESEIVLHPNPLKNLNTAFAELQETLANGHSEYKDCHVSAFTPSSFILLIKECIELNLIHLDVVDMVPTIGDEFLVRLKKMTDLNPLSSEQRRDLYFKMLAELGLPPSGSK from the coding sequence ATGAAATCACTGTTCCTGAAGATTCGCAGACGTCTAGCCAAGCAAGATCGCCCGGAGGCAGTCCAGCATGAGGTTTTTTCAAGGCGCGACTTTCTTTTGCGGGATGTCAGGAAATCTGAGATAGGTCTCGAAATTGCTCCTTTTTTTCGCCCGCTTGCTCCGAAGGCGGAGGGTTATCGGGTTGAGACCATCGATATTCTTTCAACAGAGCAACTGCGCCAATGGATTCATGATGATTCTTCTTTGCCCAATGAATTAATCAATCAAATTGAAGAGGTTGACCATGTCGGCTCAGCATCTCGGATTAAAGAAACTATTCAATACAGTGGTGAAAAGAAATATGCTTATATTCTCTCAAGCCACAACTTTGAACATCTCCCTAATCCCATTCAATTCCTGAGAGATTGCAATGATATTTTGTCAGAAAATGGCCAGATTTGTATGGCAGTCCCTGATCTTCGCTGTTGTTTTGATCGTTTCCGAATGCCGACGCAGCTTGATGATTGGATGCAAAGTTTTTATGAGCAGAAGTCGTTGCCAAGCGCTTACGATCGTTTCCGTGCCTGGTATAAGCGTTGCAACAATATTGGTGTTTTAGATCATGCTGAATCTGAAATTGTTTTGCATCCAAATCCACTGAAAAATCTCAATACTGCCTTTGCTGAGCTGCAGGAAACACTTGCTAACGGTCATAGTGAGTACAAAGACTGCCATGTTTCTGCCTTTACGCCATCCTCCTTTATTCTCCTTATTAAAGAATGCATCGAGCTCAACCTCATTCATTTAGATGTTGTTGATATGGTTCCCACCATTGGAGACGAGTTTTTAGTCAGGCTAAAAAAAATGACTGATTTGAATCCACTAAGTTCTGAACAGAGGCGCGATTTGTACTTCAAGATGCTTGCTGAGCTTGGTCTTCCCCCTTCTGGGTCAAAATGA
- the mgtE gene encoding magnesium transporter, with translation MTEKPAAPLNIGLDADLLLHELQGLLEMGNYDAVKPLLSPLQEVDIAEVIGGLPRTLQALAFRLLSKDEAIEVYEYLEPPVQQSLLELLRSGEVLELVEEMSPDDRVRLFDELPAKVVRRLLSQLSPVERRVTAQLLGYASETAGRLMTTEFIDLKEVHSAAQALTIVRRRARETETIYSLYVTDAGRHLTGILSLRDLVTAEPENRIGDVMTREVVSVNTDTDQEEVARAIQRYDFLAVPVVDRERRLVGIVTVDDVIDVIEQEATRDLYAAGAVEAGDEDDYFQSNLFTVARRRVVWLSVLVVASFVTSEVIAVNEEVLKEVVLLAAFIPLLAGTGGNVGAQSSTVVIRGLSTQSITSLGEFRAVAREATAGLLLGLLMMLLVVPFAWWRGQSPLVGLSVGTSLLAITTLAATAGAAFPLLFNRLGWDPALMSTPFITTCTDVVGTLIYLKTAQWLLLNMPQLVAATGISTQLLAAIHF, from the coding sequence ATGACTGAAAAGCCCGCAGCTCCTCTCAATATTGGGCTCGATGCGGACCTCTTGCTGCATGAGCTCCAAGGGTTGTTGGAGATGGGTAATTATGACGCCGTTAAGCCGTTGTTATCTCCCTTGCAGGAGGTGGATATCGCTGAAGTCATTGGTGGTTTGCCTCGGACACTTCAGGCGCTTGCATTTCGTTTACTCAGCAAGGATGAGGCGATCGAGGTTTATGAGTATCTCGAGCCTCCCGTCCAGCAGAGCTTGTTGGAGTTGCTGCGCTCTGGCGAGGTGCTTGAGCTTGTGGAGGAGATGTCCCCGGATGATCGGGTGCGTCTCTTCGATGAATTGCCCGCGAAGGTTGTGCGGCGGCTGCTTTCGCAGCTGAGTCCTGTTGAACGTCGCGTTACTGCGCAGCTCCTTGGTTACGCCAGTGAGACGGCCGGGCGCCTGATGACCACTGAGTTCATTGACCTCAAGGAGGTTCACAGTGCCGCTCAGGCACTCACGATTGTGCGTCGCCGTGCGCGCGAGACAGAAACGATTTACAGCCTTTATGTCACGGATGCTGGGCGGCACCTCACCGGGATCCTGTCATTGCGTGATCTGGTCACTGCTGAGCCCGAAAATCGCATCGGCGATGTGATGACCAGGGAGGTGGTGAGCGTCAACACCGACACGGATCAGGAGGAGGTGGCTCGAGCGATTCAGCGTTACGACTTTCTGGCTGTGCCGGTCGTGGACCGGGAGCGTCGCCTCGTGGGCATTGTCACCGTGGATGACGTGATTGATGTGATCGAGCAGGAGGCCACACGCGATCTTTACGCGGCAGGTGCGGTGGAGGCTGGTGATGAGGACGATTACTTTCAGAGCAATTTGTTCACCGTCGCTCGACGGCGGGTTGTTTGGCTGTCGGTGTTGGTTGTGGCCAGCTTTGTCACCTCCGAAGTAATTGCGGTCAATGAAGAGGTGCTCAAGGAGGTGGTTCTTCTGGCTGCTTTTATTCCGCTGTTGGCAGGAACTGGCGGCAATGTGGGCGCCCAAAGTTCCACTGTGGTCATTCGTGGTTTGAGCACGCAGAGCATCACTTCACTTGGAGAGTTCAGGGCTGTTGCGCGCGAAGCGACCGCCGGTTTGTTGCTTGGCCTTTTGATGATGCTGTTGGTGGTTCCTTTTGCTTGGTGGCGTGGTCAAAGCCCGCTGGTGGGCTTATCGGTGGGCACCAGTCTGTTGGCGATCACAACCTTGGCCGCGACCGCTGGTGCAGCGTTCCCCCTGTTGTTCAACCGATTGGGTTGGGATCCGGCGCTGATGTCCACACCGTTCATCACCACTTGTACTGATGTGGTGGGCACACTCATCTATCTGAAAACCGCCCAGTGGCTCTTGCTGAACATGCCCCAGCTCGTTGCAGCCACAGGTATTTCTACCCAATTACTCGCTGCCATCCATTTCTGA
- a CDS encoding RpoD/SigA family RNA polymerase sigma factor: MAPAIAAAPVATPLKVLPSKSPSSKGSAGKTVAVRSASADVDLVRSYLRDIGRVPLLSHQQEITLGRQVQELMVIEAQEAELSDQRGGEMVPPAELAKAVGLSAAQLKRKLQAGRRAKERMVAANLRLVVSVAKKYTKRNMELLDLIQEGTIGLVRGVEKFDPTRGYKFSTYAYWWIRQGITRAIAEKSRTIRLPIHITEMLNKLKKGQRELSQELGRTPSVTELAVFVELPEEEVKELMCRARQPVSLEMKVGDGDDTELLDLLAGDGELPSEQVEGECLKGDLGDLLSQLPELQERVLRMRYGMDGEDPMSLTGIGRVIGISRDRVRNLERDGLAGLRRLSDQVEAYVAC, encoded by the coding sequence ATGGCTCCTGCTATCGCCGCTGCGCCCGTAGCGACTCCTCTCAAGGTTCTTCCTTCAAAATCACCGTCCTCTAAGGGCTCTGCAGGTAAGACAGTTGCTGTTCGTTCAGCAAGTGCCGATGTTGACCTGGTGCGTTCCTACTTGCGTGACATCGGTCGTGTGCCGCTGCTGAGCCATCAGCAAGAGATCACGCTGGGCCGTCAGGTGCAGGAACTGATGGTGATCGAGGCTCAAGAAGCCGAGCTAAGCGATCAGCGTGGTGGAGAAATGGTGCCTCCAGCTGAACTCGCCAAAGCCGTCGGGCTGAGTGCAGCGCAGCTCAAGCGCAAATTGCAGGCAGGACGCCGCGCTAAGGAGCGGATGGTGGCGGCCAATCTGCGGCTGGTGGTGAGTGTTGCCAAGAAGTACACCAAGCGGAATATGGAACTGCTGGATCTGATCCAGGAGGGAACAATCGGTCTGGTGCGTGGTGTGGAGAAGTTCGACCCAACGCGCGGCTACAAGTTCAGCACCTACGCGTACTGGTGGATCCGTCAGGGGATCACGCGTGCGATAGCGGAGAAGAGCCGGACGATCCGGTTGCCGATTCACATCACGGAGATGCTGAACAAACTGAAGAAAGGCCAGCGTGAATTGAGTCAGGAGCTGGGACGGACGCCATCGGTGACCGAACTGGCGGTTTTTGTGGAGCTGCCTGAAGAAGAGGTGAAGGAACTGATGTGCCGTGCGCGTCAGCCCGTGAGCCTGGAAATGAAGGTGGGCGACGGAGATGACACCGAATTATTGGATCTACTGGCGGGTGATGGCGAACTGCCAAGCGAACAGGTGGAAGGAGAGTGCCTGAAGGGAGATCTGGGAGATCTGCTGAGTCAGCTGCCGGAACTGCAGGAACGTGTGCTGCGGATGCGATATGGGATGGACGGAGAGGACCCGATGAGCCTCACGGGCATCGGTCGAGTGATCGGCATTAGCCGCGATCGTGTTCGCAATCTCGAGCGCGATGGATTGGCCGGACTTCGTCGCCTCAGTGATCAAGTGGAAGCTTATGTCGCCTGCTGA
- a CDS encoding alpha/beta fold hydrolase has protein sequence MHQSLVPADSIWTWKQADGSSLQVAWQCHADTPEDAQDSSVPAVVLVHGFGASSNHWRHNLPVLGKQTHTYALDLIGFGASDQPQALLPGDRPALEQLDSSQALVYSFDLWGKEVADFCNAVVKSPVLLVGNSIGGVVALRAAQLLEERCKGVVLIDCAQRLMDDKQLASQPAWMAWIRPLLKTLVSQRWLSSTLFRNAARPRVIKSVLKQAYPSGDNVDDQLVELLYKPTQRPGAAEAFRGFINLFDDYLAPDLLENLQQPVDLIWGQKDPWEPVAEAQKWARRFNCINSLTILASSGHCPHDENPSKVNEILIKILDKY, from the coding sequence ATGCATCAATCGCTGGTGCCAGCTGATTCAATCTGGACCTGGAAACAAGCCGATGGCAGCAGCCTTCAGGTTGCCTGGCAGTGTCATGCAGACACTCCGGAAGATGCGCAGGACAGCAGTGTTCCTGCTGTCGTACTGGTTCATGGCTTCGGCGCCAGCAGCAATCACTGGCGTCACAATCTGCCCGTTCTGGGGAAACAAACCCACACGTATGCCCTCGACCTGATCGGTTTCGGTGCAAGTGACCAGCCTCAGGCACTACTTCCAGGGGATCGACCTGCTTTAGAGCAACTTGATAGCAGTCAAGCCCTTGTCTATAGCTTCGATCTTTGGGGGAAAGAGGTTGCCGACTTCTGCAACGCAGTGGTGAAAAGTCCTGTGCTTCTGGTCGGCAACTCGATCGGAGGAGTGGTGGCATTACGCGCCGCACAATTGCTTGAAGAGCGCTGCAAAGGAGTGGTGCTGATCGACTGCGCTCAACGACTCATGGACGACAAGCAGCTGGCAAGCCAACCAGCTTGGATGGCTTGGATACGGCCGCTGTTGAAGACACTGGTCAGCCAGCGCTGGCTGAGCAGCACCTTGTTTCGCAATGCTGCACGCCCAAGGGTGATCAAAAGCGTTTTGAAACAGGCCTATCCCAGCGGTGACAACGTTGACGATCAGCTGGTGGAACTTTTGTACAAGCCCACGCAACGACCTGGAGCAGCAGAAGCTTTTAGAGGCTTCATCAATCTGTTTGATGATTACTTAGCGCCAGATTTATTGGAGAATCTGCAACAACCTGTAGATCTAATCTGGGGCCAAAAAGATCCTTGGGAACCTGTTGCGGAAGCACAAAAATGGGCTAGACGCTTTAATTGCATTAATTCATTAACAATACTGGCTAGCTCAGGTCACTGTCCACACGACGAAAACCCAAGCAAAGTTAATGAAATTCTTATCAAAATACTCGACAAGTATTAA
- a CDS encoding efflux RND transporter permease subunit, which yields MSFSDKFIKRPVLTTVCSILIVLVGLISIPNLPIANLPNIANPLILVSAVYGGANAEVTEQVVTNPLEQQINGVPGISYLSSNSDMEGNSTISVYFDETTDIDIDQVNVQNRVSLAMTQLPSQVSETGVSVKQSNPSILLAYEVGSSEGQYDAGYLNGLIYEQLYYPLSRVEGVATVTVYGGANPAFWLFVDPNKLAANGLTSEDVLSAVQSQNSVAVGGLVGGPPAAGDQVFTYPILVENNGNLISIEQFENLIINRSETGNLLKLRDVGEVRYGTNTYSVQATDKKSNPALTVAVYQTPSSNALDVSNAVVEQMEQFAASVPPGVQVSQIYNIGQFIEASVDGVIDALGLAIVLVLVILFLFLQNWRATIVPSLAIPISLVGTFAFLNVFGFSINQLTLLGLVLATGLVVDDAIVVIEAVSSNIEKGMTPRQAALDCMGELFGALVATALVLMAVFVPVAFYPGGIGIIYKQFALTIAFSIAISAFNALTFSPMLSGLILPREQPRQPKGWGWIVAGVIVGLAFGKFSANSFGNWTYIAGVLIGGFAGANLTRIFRSFNAGFDQLQKGYANLLERLIKARKLVMAGLGAGILITLLAFSAIPSAFIPEEDQGYGLGVFQLQNGASLVETKKLGTQIAQVLSQEDDIENASIISGSGFNGSSPDQGLFFFGLKPLSERKGSEHSADAIIDRLNSQLIELSGGLAFAIGPAAVPGFSPQGGFYFQFNDLSNGAYNFNELSAMAGDLIKTATASGDFSKVYTQFNPSSPAIGLSIDRDVMGALNVDYQEAMDTIAVLAGGNYSGLTYESGQVRNIYVQGQADQRKSIEDILEIYVRSRDGDLVQVSQFASADLSSAPTVISHYNLYRTVLIQGAEAVGKSSGQALTAIQEIFNKQNFNNIGSAFTGLAALQLSAGSASVLVFGLGVLIVYLVLSAQYESYVTPVVILATVPLAMLGALAFLGMRSIDLNIYAQVGLVTLIGLAAKNGILIVEVAEQRLEQGKSAAEAVIESAESRLRPILMTAIAALAGFLPLVVANGAGAHSQQSLGTVIFGGLVVATVLSLGVVPPFYVVIKGLESRLFNQKQQDGSDDASIAGAS from the coding sequence ATGTCCTTTTCCGACAAGTTCATTAAACGGCCGGTGCTGACGACTGTTTGCAGCATCTTGATCGTGCTCGTGGGCCTGATCAGCATTCCGAATCTGCCGATCGCCAACCTGCCGAACATCGCCAATCCACTGATTCTGGTTTCAGCCGTGTACGGCGGTGCCAATGCGGAGGTGACCGAGCAAGTGGTGACTAATCCACTGGAACAGCAAATCAACGGCGTCCCCGGGATCAGTTATCTCTCCTCCAACAGCGACATGGAGGGGAACAGCACGATCAGCGTCTATTTCGATGAAACAACGGACATCGACATCGACCAAGTCAATGTGCAAAACAGGGTGTCCCTGGCGATGACGCAATTGCCGTCGCAGGTTTCAGAAACGGGCGTCTCGGTCAAACAGAGCAATCCTTCCATCTTGCTGGCCTACGAGGTGGGTTCGAGTGAAGGCCAATACGACGCCGGCTACCTCAATGGACTGATCTACGAGCAGCTGTATTACCCGCTGTCGAGGGTCGAAGGCGTAGCGACGGTGACTGTCTACGGCGGCGCCAATCCGGCCTTCTGGCTGTTCGTGGATCCCAACAAGTTGGCCGCCAATGGCCTCACTTCGGAAGATGTGCTTTCTGCGGTGCAGTCGCAGAACAGTGTTGCTGTTGGGGGCTTAGTCGGTGGACCACCGGCCGCAGGCGATCAGGTTTTTACCTACCCGATTCTTGTTGAAAACAACGGCAATCTGATTTCGATTGAGCAGTTCGAAAATCTGATCATCAACCGCAGCGAGACCGGCAATCTCCTGAAGCTGCGTGATGTCGGAGAAGTGCGCTACGGCACCAACACTTACTCGGTTCAGGCCACCGATAAGAAGAGCAACCCCGCTCTCACCGTGGCGGTCTACCAGACGCCATCAAGCAATGCACTCGACGTTTCCAACGCGGTGGTGGAGCAGATGGAACAGTTCGCGGCAAGCGTTCCGCCGGGCGTTCAAGTCAGTCAGATTTACAACATCGGTCAGTTCATTGAAGCCTCAGTCGATGGAGTCATCGATGCGCTTGGACTGGCCATCGTGCTGGTGCTGGTGATCTTGTTCCTGTTCCTCCAGAACTGGAGGGCCACCATCGTGCCAAGCCTGGCGATCCCGATCTCGCTGGTAGGCACCTTTGCCTTTCTGAACGTGTTCGGCTTTTCGATCAATCAGCTGACCCTGCTGGGTCTGGTGCTGGCAACTGGCCTGGTCGTCGACGACGCCATCGTTGTGATCGAAGCGGTCTCCAGCAATATCGAAAAGGGCATGACACCCCGACAAGCTGCACTCGACTGCATGGGAGAACTGTTCGGTGCCCTGGTTGCAACAGCTTTGGTGCTGATGGCTGTATTCGTGCCTGTGGCCTTCTACCCGGGCGGCATCGGCATCATCTACAAACAATTCGCGCTGACAATCGCCTTCTCAATCGCGATCTCTGCGTTCAACGCCCTGACGTTTTCACCCATGCTGTCTGGGCTCATCCTTCCCAGGGAGCAGCCGAGGCAACCCAAAGGCTGGGGCTGGATCGTGGCCGGAGTGATCGTTGGACTTGCCTTCGGTAAGTTCAGCGCCAACTCGTTTGGCAACTGGACTTACATCGCTGGGGTTCTCATCGGCGGGTTCGCCGGTGCCAATCTCACCAGGATTTTCCGCAGCTTCAACGCAGGATTTGATCAACTGCAAAAGGGATACGCCAATCTTCTGGAGCGATTGATCAAGGCGAGAAAGCTCGTGATGGCGGGGTTAGGAGCAGGAATCCTGATCACCCTGCTGGCTTTCAGCGCGATCCCCAGTGCCTTCATTCCCGAAGAAGACCAGGGTTACGGGCTGGGTGTTTTCCAGCTGCAAAACGGTGCCTCCCTGGTCGAGACCAAAAAGCTCGGCACTCAAATTGCCCAGGTTCTCAGCCAAGAAGACGACATCGAGAACGCGTCAATCATCAGTGGCTCTGGGTTTAACGGTTCCAGTCCAGACCAGGGTCTTTTCTTCTTCGGACTCAAACCGCTGTCAGAACGTAAAGGAAGTGAGCACAGTGCTGATGCAATCATCGATCGCCTGAATTCCCAACTGATCGAACTAAGCGGAGGACTCGCGTTTGCCATCGGTCCAGCCGCTGTGCCGGGATTTTCACCCCAAGGCGGCTTCTATTTCCAATTCAATGACCTCAGCAATGGTGCCTACAACTTCAACGAGCTCTCCGCGATGGCTGGCGATCTGATCAAAACAGCGACTGCCAGCGGGGATTTCTCAAAGGTCTATACCCAATTCAATCCCAGCTCCCCCGCCATTGGCCTCTCCATCGATCGAGACGTGATGGGAGCACTTAACGTCGACTATCAGGAGGCGATGGACACCATTGCTGTTCTCGCCGGTGGCAACTACTCAGGGCTGACCTACGAGAGCGGCCAGGTCCGCAACATTTATGTGCAAGGACAAGCTGATCAGCGCAAAAGCATTGAAGACATCCTCGAGATCTACGTTCGCAGTCGAGACGGTGACTTAGTTCAGGTCTCGCAGTTCGCCAGTGCTGATCTAAGCAGTGCTCCAACGGTTATTAGTCACTACAACCTGTACCGAACGGTTCTGATTCAGGGTGCCGAGGCAGTTGGGAAGAGCAGTGGTCAGGCACTCACAGCAATCCAGGAGATCTTTAATAAACAAAATTTCAACAACATCGGCTCCGCCTTTACAGGTCTGGCTGCTCTGCAGCTCTCTGCTGGCAGTGCCAGCGTTTTGGTGTTTGGACTCGGTGTTCTGATCGTGTATTTGGTGCTATCAGCTCAGTACGAAAGCTACGTGACGCCTGTAGTGATTCTTGCAACGGTTCCGCTGGCAATGCTGGGCGCACTGGCCTTTCTGGGAATGCGCTCAATCGACCTCAACATTTATGCGCAGGTCGGGCTTGTGACACTGATCGGTCTCGCAGCCAAAAATGGAATCCTGATCGTCGAAGTGGCTGAGCAACGCCTGGAACAGGGGAAGTCCGCTGCTGAAGCGGTGATCGAATCAGCAGAGTCGCGCCTGCGCCCAATCCTGATGACAGCGATCGCGGCCTTGGCCGGTTTTCTGCCACTGGTGGTGGCCAACGGCGCTGGTGCTCACAGTCAGCAGTCGCTAGGGACAGTGATTTTCGGTGGACTTGTGGTTGCCACTGTGCTGTCTCTGGGTGTGGTGCCACCGTTTTATGTGGTGATCAAAGGTCTGGAGTCACGCTTGTTCAATCAAAAGCAGCAGGATGGCAGCGACGATGCATCAATCGCTGGTGCCAGCTGA
- a CDS encoding efflux RND transporter periplasmic adaptor subunit produces the protein MMTVQTATISEFTFEPNIQAISVLESTTNVGLMPETDGRVVQVLAKDGQQVKAGQPILVLDNVQESAALDAAKAQARTDSLNAERYEFLYQNGAASAKKRDQYATQAIASRDQARSAAATLGYKFVRSPIDGVIGDLDKVKLGDYVKTGQAITGIVNNSTLWTLMEIPATQAGDVAIGQAVKVVSQGNPPVQGEGSVVFISPYFGLNGNSSAPNTLMVKAEFPNLTGKLKTGQFVKSAIITGRNESLAVPVQAVMMQAEQPFVYKLIPLSRALPKIKASPTVSAEAKQKLEKLPSNTPIVVQTPVQLGQLQNNVYPVKSGLNQADVVAISNTSRLRSGMPVKVAPASSSDGSSSSATTKD, from the coding sequence ATGATGACAGTGCAGACGGCAACGATCTCCGAATTCACCTTTGAACCCAACATCCAGGCCATCAGCGTTCTGGAGTCCACCACCAATGTGGGCCTGATGCCAGAGACCGATGGTCGAGTGGTCCAGGTGCTGGCCAAGGACGGTCAGCAGGTCAAAGCAGGGCAACCGATTCTTGTGCTGGACAACGTTCAGGAAAGCGCTGCTCTCGATGCCGCAAAGGCGCAGGCCAGGACCGACAGTCTCAATGCTGAGAGATACGAATTCCTGTATCAGAACGGGGCGGCCTCAGCAAAAAAGCGTGATCAGTACGCAACCCAGGCCATTGCCTCCCGTGATCAGGCGCGCAGCGCGGCAGCAACCCTCGGCTACAAATTCGTTCGCTCGCCCATCGACGGCGTCATCGGCGACCTCGACAAAGTGAAGTTGGGGGATTACGTCAAAACTGGGCAAGCGATCACGGGCATCGTGAATAACTCCACCCTGTGGACCTTGATGGAAATTCCTGCCACGCAGGCGGGAGATGTGGCAATCGGCCAGGCCGTGAAGGTGGTCTCGCAGGGAAATCCACCGGTGCAGGGCGAGGGGTCGGTCGTCTTCATTTCCCCCTATTTCGGATTGAACGGCAATTCCAGTGCCCCCAACACCTTGATGGTGAAGGCAGAGTTCCCAAATTTGACCGGGAAGTTGAAGACGGGTCAATTCGTAAAAAGCGCAATCATCACCGGCCGCAATGAATCGCTCGCAGTGCCTGTGCAGGCCGTGATGATGCAAGCGGAACAACCTTTTGTCTACAAGTTGATTCCCTTGAGCAGGGCTCTGCCGAAGATCAAGGCCTCTCCGACCGTTTCTGCCGAAGCGAAGCAGAAACTCGAAAAGCTGCCCTCCAACACCCCGATCGTGGTTCAGACACCCGTCCAGTTGGGTCAACTTCAAAACAATGTCTACCCCGTGAAGTCAGGGCTGAACCAGGCCGACGTTGTGGCGATTAGCAACACCAGCCGGCTACGCAGTGGCATGCCAGTGAAAGTGGCGCCCGCCAGCTCCAGCGATGGAAGCAGTTCTTCCGCAACAACAAAGGACTGA
- the mutT gene encoding 8-oxo-dGTP diphosphatase MutT, translating to MKDRSTALPELASRSLLSWWQQHGRSDPKQKPWMFRADGRWPAAEEGLDPYPIWVAEVMLQQTQLQVVLPYWQRWMQAFPRLEVLAAASEQQVLLLWQGLGYYSRARRLHATSRLLLAELQSHQRDVNAPTKFSHWPVDLEIWLALPGIGRSTAGGILSSAFNSPLAILDGNVRRVLARLHAHPEPPMRAQHQFWAWSESFIDAVPGLSRDLNQALMDLGATVCTPRRPACEVCPWDAQCAAYASGSPQQYPVKEAPRDIPFQVIGVGVVLNDAGEVLIDQRLNEGLLGGLWEFPGGKQESDEAITHTIRRELREELAIEVSVDDKLITVDHAYSHKKLRFEVHLCRWISGDPQPLASQQVRWVKPSDLANYPFPAANVRIIAALLERTA from the coding sequence TTGAAGGATCGATCCACAGCACTGCCTGAACTTGCTTCGAGGTCTCTGCTGAGCTGGTGGCAGCAGCATGGACGAAGCGATCCAAAGCAGAAGCCCTGGATGTTCAGGGCAGATGGTCGTTGGCCTGCGGCTGAGGAAGGGCTTGATCCTTACCCGATTTGGGTCGCTGAGGTGATGCTTCAGCAAACCCAGTTACAGGTGGTGCTTCCTTACTGGCAGCGTTGGATGCAGGCCTTTCCCAGGCTTGAGGTGCTTGCCGCGGCGTCGGAGCAGCAGGTGTTGTTGCTCTGGCAGGGTCTTGGTTATTACTCACGGGCACGTCGTTTGCACGCCACATCCCGTTTGCTGCTCGCTGAGTTGCAGAGTCATCAAAGAGATGTGAACGCTCCCACGAAGTTCAGTCATTGGCCTGTCGATCTGGAGATCTGGCTGGCATTGCCCGGCATTGGCCGCAGCACAGCCGGCGGCATTCTGTCTTCGGCCTTCAACAGCCCACTGGCCATCCTTGACGGCAACGTGCGTCGCGTACTGGCCAGGTTGCATGCCCACCCTGAGCCGCCCATGAGGGCGCAGCATCAGTTCTGGGCCTGGAGCGAAAGCTTCATTGATGCCGTTCCAGGCCTGAGTCGTGATCTCAATCAGGCACTGATGGATCTTGGTGCCACGGTCTGTACGCCCCGTCGTCCTGCCTGTGAGGTTTGTCCCTGGGATGCACAGTGTGCTGCTTACGCTTCCGGTTCTCCTCAGCAGTACCCCGTGAAAGAGGCACCCCGCGACATCCCCTTTCAAGTTATTGGTGTGGGTGTGGTCCTGAATGATGCAGGTGAGGTTCTGATTGATCAGCGTCTGAACGAAGGACTGCTGGGCGGTTTATGGGAATTTCCAGGCGGCAAGCAGGAATCTGATGAAGCAATTACCCACACCATCCGCCGCGAATTACGGGAAGAGCTGGCCATTGAAGTCAGTGTCGATGACAAATTGATCACGGTGGATCACGCCTACAGCCACAAAAAGCTGCGCTTTGAAGTTCATCTCTGTCGTTGGATTTCAGGAGATCCCCAACCTCTGGCCAGTCAGCAGGTGCGCTGGGTAAAACCGTCCGATCTCGCTAATTACCCCTTCCCTGCCGCGAATGTGCGCATCATCGCCGCACTGCTTGAACGGACTGCTTGA